The sequence below is a genomic window from Tistrella mobilis.
CCCGGCCTGCCCCGGGCGAGGTGCTGGTGCGGGTGCATGCGGCGGGGCTGAACCCGCCCGACTGGTATCTGCGCGACGGCTATCGCAGCCTGCCGCCCGCATGGCGGCCCGATGGCGGCTTGCCGATCATCCCCGGCACGGATGTTTCGGGCGTGGTCGCGGGCCTCGGCGAAGGCGTCGGCGGTTTTGCCGCAGGCGATGCGGTCTATGCGCTGGTCCGCTTCCCCGAAGGCGTCTTCGGCGGCAGCAACGGTTATGCCGGCTATGTCAGCGTGCCGGCCGCGCAGCTGGCGCCGAAGCCGGCCGGCATCGATCATGTCCATGCCGCCGCCGCGCCGATGTCGCTGCTCACCGCCTGGCAATTCCTGGTCGATCCGGGCCACGACGTGCCGAACCCGCTTCAGCCGGCCCCCCACCGACCGGTACCGCTCGATGGCCGGACGGTGCTGATCAACGGCGCCGCCGGTGGCGTGGGGCATCTGGCGCTTCAGATCGCGAAGCTGAAAGGCGCCCGGGTGGTCGCGGCCGCCTCTGGCCGGCACCGGGCGCTGCTGCATGATCTGGGCGCCGACCGGGTCATCGACTATCGCGAGACCCCGCCGGAAGATGTCGTCCGCGATCTCGATCTGGTGGTCGATGCTGTGGGCGGTGCGGCGACCGGCCGTTTCCTGAAGACCCTGAAGCCCGGCGGCGCCCTGTTCCCGATCTTTCCGCTCGGTTTCACCGGCGCTGCCGATGCCGCGCGGCAGGGTGTCGTCGTCTCCACCACCCAGGTTCGTTCCAGCGGCGCGCAGCTGCGGCAGCTGGCGCCGCTGTTGAGCGACGGCCGTATCCGGGTGGTGATCGACAGCACATATCCGCTGGCCCGGGCCCGTGCGGCGCATGAGCGGGCCGAAGCCGGGCATATCCAGGGCAAGATCGTGCTCACCGTC
It includes:
- a CDS encoding NADP-dependent oxidoreductase encodes the protein MSGAMMKAVRIHRFGGPEVLVYEEVPRPRPAPGEVLVRVHAAGLNPPDWYLRDGYRSLPPAWRPDGGLPIIPGTDVSGVVAGLGEGVGGFAAGDAVYALVRFPEGVFGGSNGYAGYVSVPAAQLAPKPAGIDHVHAAAAPMSLLTAWQFLVDPGHDVPNPLQPAPHRPVPLDGRTVLINGAAGGVGHLALQIAKLKGARVVAAASGRHRALLHDLGADRVIDYRETPPEDVVRDLDLVVDAVGGAATGRFLKTLKPGGALFPIFPLGFTGAADAARQGVVVSTTQVRSSGAQLRQLAPLLSDGRIRVVIDSTYPLARARAAHERAEAGHIQGKIVLTVD